Proteins from a single region of Psychrobacter cryohalolentis K5:
- a CDS encoding alpha/beta hydrolase, which yields MSNSTVLSVNTLLNKAVKTLNLMSFGQDKNPKSTDINISAEIMDIDESALQDSREDKGLSIKEKILEHHLMTNYQPHLLHYAIKSFGCLPTPILESLIKCLDGPTSKQYLHVDAHLRLILAVNSKLKTPLQLIEMSELRKRFATDAVAMQAPKVWQQASDNLLSNLKQFHKKGDSAISWQDRTIANADDGDMTIRCYQNETSDNGFGFKKEQTSNPDETVLLFFHGGGFCIGDLNTHHEFCHAICEQTGWPVISVDYRLAPEHPAPAAVRDCISAYAWLAEHCEEFGALPSRIVLAGDSAGGGLSTLMAQQIITPNKEAWLDLGDEGQKTFDILQGLPHPMAQMPLYPVTDIETDYPSWELYGEGLLLDHADVAIFDAACLENSPLPRQHILTSPMLGDNRQVCPSYVVAAELDVLRDEAFAYADQLKSYGIAVQTHTVLGAPHGFIHFMSVHQRLGQETQHIITGFANFVREIIKTRALLSA from the coding sequence ATGTCTAACTCAACAGTACTATCAGTCAACACCTTACTCAATAAAGCGGTGAAGACCCTAAATCTTATGTCATTTGGACAAGATAAGAACCCCAAAAGCACTGATATCAATATATCAGCTGAAATAATGGATATAGATGAGAGTGCTTTGCAAGATAGTCGCGAGGATAAAGGCTTATCTATTAAAGAAAAGATACTCGAGCACCATCTGATGACCAACTATCAACCGCATCTACTGCACTATGCCATAAAAAGCTTTGGCTGCTTACCTACGCCGATTCTTGAGAGTTTGATAAAGTGTTTAGATGGACCTACTTCAAAGCAATACTTGCATGTTGATGCCCATCTGCGCTTAATACTTGCAGTCAATAGCAAGCTAAAAACGCCTTTGCAGCTGATAGAGATGTCTGAGCTGCGTAAACGCTTTGCAACAGATGCGGTCGCTATGCAAGCACCAAAAGTATGGCAGCAGGCTTCTGACAACTTGCTTAGCAATTTGAAACAGTTTCATAAAAAAGGCGATAGCGCCATCAGTTGGCAAGATAGAACGATTGCCAATGCCGACGACGGTGATATGACCATTCGCTGCTATCAAAATGAGACCTCTGATAATGGTTTTGGCTTTAAAAAAGAGCAGACCAGTAATCCTGATGAGACCGTGCTATTGTTTTTTCATGGTGGTGGATTTTGTATTGGTGACCTTAATACCCATCATGAATTTTGTCATGCTATTTGTGAGCAGACGGGTTGGCCGGTCATTAGTGTTGATTATCGCTTAGCACCTGAACACCCTGCCCCTGCTGCCGTAAGAGACTGTATCAGTGCCTATGCTTGGTTAGCTGAACATTGTGAAGAATTTGGTGCTTTGCCATCACGCATTGTATTAGCAGGTGATAGCGCAGGTGGTGGATTATCTACTTTGATGGCTCAGCAAATCATCACGCCAAATAAAGAGGCTTGGTTGGATCTAGGTGATGAAGGTCAAAAGACCTTTGATATATTACAAGGTTTACCACATCCTATGGCACAGATGCCCTTATATCCTGTGACCGATATTGAGACCGATTATCCAAGCTGGGAATTATATGGTGAAGGTCTACTACTCGACCATGCTGATGTTGCCATTTTTGATGCCGCTTGTTTAGAAAATAGTCCGTTACCGCGTCAGCATATCCTGACCTCACCGATGCTTGGGGACAATCGACAGGTTTGTCCCAGTTATGTCGTTGCAGCAGAATTAGATGTCTTACGTGATGAAGCGTTTGCTTATGCCGATCAGCTAAAGAGTTATGGTATAGCCGTACAAACCCATACGGTACTTGGCGCACCGCATGGATTTATTCACTTTATGAGCGTTCATCAAAGATTAGGGCAAGAAACTCAGCATATCATCACAGGGTTTGCTAATTTTGTGCGTGAAATCATAAAAACAAGGGCGCTATTGAGCGCTTAA
- a CDS encoding metallophosphoesterase: protein MRYAFIFTIIVLLELFSTVAAFSLQWWLQPWIDSTTTSIAVWIGVFLITHVLLLLSVTKLFSNSYRWMSGWMLVMHFMMLTAVATGILYGGSWLLTPLLDSTLDHSEIIAAGLRVFALLFFIVLFAYALYSAYIPVVHELSIHIHKPLNNPLRIAVASDLHLGRLFGNKAIERLHIMLSKYQADVLLMPGDIMDDNTQAFNTYNMKDSLAKLVASLPYGVYATLGNHDLYGHEQPISDSLRAAGVQLLNDQATHFSHQGEVVWLMGRFDNHKRQRVATTELLSQVNSAEPVVLLDHRPSAIIEHSQLPIDLQVSGHTHNGQIFPANFIVSAINRLGYGYEAIGKGHFVVSSGYGFWGIPFRLGSRSEIWIINLTGTNVGTQT from the coding sequence TTTTTAGCACGGTTGCAGCGTTCAGCTTGCAGTGGTGGCTGCAGCCTTGGATAGATTCGACAACTACATCGATTGCGGTATGGATAGGGGTGTTTTTAATCACTCATGTTTTATTATTACTAAGCGTTACCAAGCTATTTTCTAATAGCTATCGCTGGATGAGTGGTTGGATGTTAGTGATGCATTTCATGATGCTGACTGCGGTAGCGACTGGTATATTGTATGGCGGGTCTTGGCTTTTAACCCCCTTGCTTGATAGTACGCTTGACCATTCAGAGATAATTGCTGCTGGATTACGCGTTTTTGCGCTGTTGTTTTTTATAGTGCTGTTTGCATATGCTTTATATAGCGCATATATACCCGTTGTGCATGAGCTGTCGATTCATATTCATAAACCTTTAAACAATCCATTGCGTATCGCGGTCGCTAGTGATTTACATTTAGGTCGGCTATTTGGTAATAAAGCTATTGAACGGCTGCATATCATGCTAAGCAAGTATCAAGCAGATGTTTTATTGATGCCAGGCGATATCATGGATGACAATACACAGGCATTTAACACTTATAATATGAAAGATAGCTTGGCAAAACTTGTCGCCAGTTTGCCATATGGTGTCTATGCGACGTTGGGTAATCATGATTTATATGGTCATGAGCAGCCCATCAGCGACTCTTTACGCGCGGCGGGCGTGCAGTTGTTAAATGATCAAGCAACACACTTCAGCCATCAAGGAGAAGTGGTATGGCTTATGGGACGCTTTGATAATCACAAGCGTCAGCGTGTCGCAACGACTGAGCTGCTCTCACAAGTCAATAGCGCTGAGCCCGTGGTTCTTTTAGATCACAGACCCAGCGCTATCATCGAACACAGTCAGCTACCAATAGATTTACAAGTATCAGGACATACCCATAACGGTCAAATATTCCCTGCTAATTTTATCGTCAGCGCGATTAACCGCTTGGGTTATGGCTATGAAGCCATTGGCAAGGGACATTTTGTGGTGTCCTCAGGCTATGGATTTTGGGGGATACCGTTTCGACTAGGCTCCCGATCAGAGATTTGGATAATCAATCTTACAGGTACCAATGTAGGTACTCAAACTTAA